A genomic stretch from Penaeus vannamei isolate JL-2024 chromosome 6, ASM4276789v1, whole genome shotgun sequence includes:
- the LOC138861951 gene encoding uncharacterized protein yields MSDTLMSLAKSLHSYPPNAEAGISVTVEVSKLLLLASSSAISDERSIAICLTLFSVGKTSTVSSVVLISFLLPSSSTTCKFPFFDSSNSSSGDELSETSTCPGILVVNVSTCISSSPLGDDESPNTLCSSTTASFSSRISTSVSPAVLSVTFSPNKSLSSSHTILSLICLASLLSLSIADSSFSVSGETSTSSVLLAVFTSETDPSAFSVQIASVELISLSALALTLHFLLTLQLTLRGAGVSALIVIMSLITQISASPVLLQRLLLLSRQ; encoded by the exons ATGTCCGACACTTTGATGTCATTAGCAAAGTCACTGCACTCGTATCCTCCAAATGCAGAGGCCG GGATATCTGTTACTGTTGAAGTGTCCAAGCTTTTGCTTCTTGCATCATCTTCAGCAATTTCTGACGAACGATCGATTGCAATTTGCTTAACGCTGTTTTCTGTTGGCAAAACGTCTACAGTTTCATCTGTTGTATTGATCAGCTTCTTGCTTCCTTCATCATCAACCACTTGTAAATTTCCATTTTTTGACTCCTCAAATTCGTCTAGTGGCGATGAATTATCTGAAACATCAACTTGTCCCGGAATATTGGTTGTTAATGTATCAACTTGCATTTCATCATCGCCACTTGGTGACGATGAATCGCCCAACACCCTGTGCTCTTCAACTACTGCCTCATTTTCTTCCCGCATTTCAACAAGTGTTTCACCTGCAGTATTATCAGTAACATTTAGTCCCAataaatcattatcttcatcacatactATTTTATCGCTAATTTGTCTTgcctcattactttcattatcaattgCCGATTCCTCATTTTCTGTATCTGGTGAAACATCAACCTCTTCCGTGTTGTTAGCTGTGTTCACAAGTGAGACTGATCCTTCAGCTTTCTCAGTACAAATTGCCTCGGTTGAATTAATTTCTCTATCAGCATTGGCGTTGACTTTACACTTTCTGCTCACGTTACAACTCACACTAAGGGGAGCTGGAGTGTCAGCATTAATTGTTAtcatgtctttgatcacacaaATTTCTGCTTCACCAGTTTTATTACAGAGATTACTGCTACTTTCACGACAGTGA
- the LOC113800573 gene encoding protein Wnt-8b-like — protein MEAGAKCRVISLLVVCLVPAATSWTWNSVFLSGTKAGMPLAESIATGAQTGMSECERQFTWDRWNCPPQAFTKLHEGEPATRERSFMHAITAAGVVFTITKNCSRGELEGCSCSGGQGGRRRDWKWDGCSENVEFGSRITKQFLDALETGQDAKALVNLHNNLAGRTAVKRAMRRVCKCHGMSGSCATQTCWLQLENFAIIGNALKKEYRRASRLRDTDALVAASNSVVQLPQEDGEENSIPNVDARRLVYLDPSPNFCLANKTAGWLGTVGRECSRARGKDVAKEQRSSCRKLCRECGLQVARRIVTVKSSCNCRFKWCCSVECDTCVKKVARFTCVKPLMQRTNRY, from the exons ATGGAGGCTGGCGCGAAGTGTAGAGTGATTTCTCTGCTGGTGGTGTGTCTTGTGCCGGCTGCTACCTCTTG GACCTGGAACAGCGTCTTCCTGTCAGGAACTAAG GCAGGGATGCCCTTGGCAGAGAGCATCGCGACCGGGGCTCAGACGGGCATGAGTGAGTGCGAGAGGCAGTTCACATGGGACCGCTGGAACTGCCCGCCTCAGGCCTTCACGAAGCT GCACGAAGGAGAACCTGCCACGCGGGAGCGGTCCTTCATGCACGCCATCACCGCCGCCGGCGTCGTGTTCACCATCACCAAGAACTGCTCTCGGGGGGAGCTGGAGGGCTGCTCGTGCTCGGGCGGCCAAGGCGGGAGGCGGAGGGACTGGAAGTGGGACGGCTGCTCGGAGAACGTCGAGTTCGGCTCCAGGATCACCAAGCAGTTCCTGGACGCGCTCGAGACAGGCCAGGACGCAAAGGCACTCGTAAACCTCCACAACAACTTGGCTGGCAGAACG GCCGTCAAGAGAGCCATGCGGCGCGTGTGTAAGTGCCACGGGATGTCTGGGTCCTGTGCCACGCAGACATGCTGGCTGCAGCTCGAGAACTTCGCCATCATCGGCAATGCCCTGAAGAAGGAGTACCGCCGCGCCTCCCGACTGCGTGACACCGATGCGCTGGTGGCCGCCTCGAACTCAGTGGTGCAGCTGCCGCAAGAAGACGGCGAGGAGAACTCCATTCCCAATGTGGACGCCCGACGCCTTGTCTATCTGGATCCTTCGCCCAACTTCTGCCTTGCAAATAAGACTGCGG GATGGCTAGGCACGGTAGGGCGCGAGTGCTCCAGGGCTCGAGGAAAGGATGTGGCGAAGGAACAGAGGTCGTCCTGCCGCAAGCTGTGCCGGGAGTGCGGCCTGCAGGTGGCACGAAGGATCGTCACAGTCAAGTCGTCCTGCAACTGCCGATTCAAATGGTGCTGCAGCGTCGAGTGCGACACCTGCGTCAAGAAGGTGGCGAGGTTTACCTGCGTTAAACCTTTGATGCAGCGCACTAATCGTTATTAA